One genomic region from Cydia strobilella chromosome 27, ilCydStro3.1, whole genome shotgun sequence encodes:
- the LOC134753572 gene encoding uncharacterized protein LOC134753572 isoform X3, translating into MLAWQMLCERYNNPKRLVTNHMRALFDVEPVPSTPSGLRGLCDNISKHLRSLRSLNVPTENWDLAIIHMLVKKLDSRLQSKWENSVDLRKLPSLQDFKTFLKNRADRLEATSPAVPSDAPSTSKKAMVTTSEPIKVTSKQFKCNQCPYCSSTHYINQCPKFSALNVIARIRAVNKLRLCFNCLSGTHVLTNCRASTCRVCKGKHHTLLHKPNTNTHVGSNPVPTRLPISTLIDEQPSSSQIETTLSNNTLIEKQINNARNRSVFLTTAQVLVRDKHNNVHKMKAFLDNGSQENFITENAAKKLQLNKEQLALNVIGFNEKVSSLLESCDVTLHSLDGTFTTNLSCFITPIICTTNILIPNVQRWHIPSRYKLADDEFNLAQDVDLLIGGEIFFDLLLTGKYKLGPGLPVLRRSRLGWIVTGSVQKKTESAIQCKVTVETQLKKFWEIEEGSAPNLPYDEKQCEDIFLKTHTHNSEGNFEIELPLKQPPTKLGQSRHIAYRRFKTLESKFERNPEFKDKYVNFMREFEQAGHMIQLQDNYDGPCNFLPHQAVFRDSPSTPIRIVFDCSCRTDNGISLNDIQYKGSIIQDELINILLRFRKYQYVINADIQKMYRCIYVKPNQQYLQCIFWRENTHQRLQIYMLTTLSFGLKSAPHIATRCLLQLSNENQHTFPAAAEAIANQFYMDDFIAGGDDENQVAETASQVNEILRGANFTLRKWKSNSEVIIKRVSETHTHQNTHTTEFGDKTHKVLGLAWSSDSDELMYTIKENQISLPITKRKVLGVISSIFDPLGLTGPVIVVAKIFIQKLFKAQLDWDTELTQDLIQEWNTFYRDLFLLNQLKISRCTVIPNYVTIQIHGFCDSSIKAYGAAIYIRSSDRVGNVQVHLLYSKSKISPIQPQTIPNLELCSSLLLATHVDKIKRALKCDVSGINLWSDSKITLCWIKNSNPKLTCFVSNRVTKVLSLTNKHEWSWVRSEDNPADLLSRGVAPGKLETNQLWWSGPAWLTQSPDTWPTHDSESLNHAPEAESDVNITLTLAISTESNDTIQYLFHRWSSDKTLIHVLAYILRFIYNTKNKTRTINPNNKLSGPLSVEELKKSDHALIRHAQMESFPHEYKLLQNNKPVLNKSKILSLHPFMKDGLVRVGGRIGLSHYAYEKKHPLILSHEHALTKLLMANAHIRTLHAGPQLLLSTIRERIWPTKGRMLASKIVNKCVPCFRANPKTTNPIMGNLPPSRVNPSPPFAITGIDYGGPYNIRDRTGRGYKVSKCYIAVFICFATKAIHLELITGLESANFLAALRRFIARRGKPKELDFWRRWSRDYIGTLQERTKWRSARGPSLAVDTVVLVRDERLPPCRWRLGKIVATQPGRDGVTRVAVIRTARGDIQRAFNNICPLPTSGEVI; encoded by the exons ATGCTCGCGTGGCAGATGCTTTGTGAACGTTATAATAATCCTAAACGTTTAGTCACCAACCACATGCGAGCCTTGTTCGACGTGGAACCGGTACCGTCAACTCCTTCGGGTCTAAGAGGTCTGTGCGATAATATTTCCAAACATTTGAGATCTTTGCGctcattaaatgtacctaccgaAAATTGGGATCTCGCAATTATTCACATGTTAGTTAAAAAGTTAGACAGTCGATTGCAATCAAAGTGGGAAAACAGTGTTGATTTGAGAAAATTGCCTTCGTTGCAGGATTTCAAAACCTTCCTAAAGAACCGAGCTGACCGGCTGGAAGCGACCAGCCCAGCAGTACCATCGGACGCACCCAGCACTTCCAAGAAGGCCATGGTAACCACGTCCGAACCTATCAAGGTAACCTCCAAACAGTTTAAATGTAACCAGTGTCCGTATTGTTCGAGTACGCATTATATTAATCAGTGTCCAAAGTTTAGTGCATTAAACGTTATCGCGCGCATCCGAGCCGTGAATAAATTACGATTATGCTTTAATTGTTTGTCCGGAACGCATGTCTTAACAAACTGCAGGGCCAGTACATGTCGAGTATGTAAGGGCAAGCATCATACGTTACTACACAAACCAAATACCAACACTCATGTAGGTAGTAACCCCGTACCAACGCGATTACCAATATCAACGTTAATCGACGAACAACCGAGTTCTAGTCAAATCGAGACTACCTTGTCGAATAACACTTTaatcgaaaaacaaataaacaatgcgCGAAATAGGTCAGTTTTCCTTACAACAGCCCAAGTGCTCGTTAGGGATAAGCATAACAATGTGCATAAAATGAAGGCATTTTTAGACAATGGCTCgcaagaaaatttcattaccgaaaacgcggccaaaaagttacaattaaaCAAGGAACAACTTGCCTTAAATGTCATAGGTTTCAATGAAAAAGTGTCTAGCCTTTTAGAATCGTGTGACGTAACATTGCATTCCTTAGACGGAACCTTTACAACGAATTTGTCCTGTTTTATTACGCCTATAATTTGtactaccaacattttaataccaAACGTGCAACGTTGGCACATTCCGTCGCGTTATAAATTAGCTGATGACGAGTTTAACTTAGCTCAAGATGTAGATTTGCTTATCGGTGGGGAGATATTCTTTGATTTACTTCTTACCGGTAAATACAAGCTCGGGCCCGGATTACCGGTTCTGAGACGCTCGCGATTAGGATGGATAGtcacgggttccgtacaaaaaaaaaccgagtctgccattcaatgtaaagttacagtagaaactcaattaaaaaagttttgggaAATAGAGGAGGGTTCCGCACCAAATTTACCCTATGATGAAAAACAATGTGAGGATATATTTCTGAAAACTCACACTCACAACTCTGAGGGTAATTTCGAAATAGAACTTCCATTAAAGCAGCCACCTACCAAGTTAGGTCAATCTAGGCACATAGCATATCGGAGGTTCAAAACATTAGAATCCAAGTTCGAGCGGAACCCcgaatttaaagataaatatgtgAATTTCATGCGCGAGTTCGAACAAGCTGGCCATATGATTCAATTACAAGATAATTATGATGGACCATGTAATTTTCTACCCCACCAAGCTGTTTTTCGCGACTCCCCCTCAACCCCTATTCGAATTGTTTTCGACTGCTCATGCAGAACTGATAACGGCATTTCTTTGAATGATATCCAATACAAAGGCTCAATAATACAGGACGAACTCATAAATATACTTCTACGATTCCGAAAATACCAATATGTTATTAACGCtgacatacaaaaaatgtacagatgtatttatgttaaaccAAATCAACAATACCTACAATGCATATTTTGGCGGGAAAATACTCACCAACGACTCCAAATTTATATGCTGACCACATTAAGTTTCGGCTTAAAGTCAGCACCACATATTGCAACCAGatgtttgttacaattgtcaaACGAAAACCAACACACATTTCCAGCAGCTGCAGAGGCCATAGCGAACCAGTTCTACATGGACGATTTTATCGCCGGCGGCGACGACGAGAATCAGGTAGCTGAAACTGCATCACAGGTGAACGAGATCCTGCGGGGAGCCAACTTCACGCTGCGGAAATGGAAGTCCAATTCCGAAGTCATCATAAAACGGGTGagcgaaacacacacacaccaaaacacacacacaaccgaATTTGGAGATAAAACACATAAGGTCCTGGGTTTAGCGTGGTCTAGTGACTCAGATGAGCTTATGTATACCATTAAAGAAAACCAAATTTCACTCCCAATCACCAAAAGAAAGGTACTAGGGGTAATTTCGTCCATTTTCGACCCCCTAGGCTTGACGGGACCAGTAATTGTagtagccaaaatatttattcaaaaattatttaaggctCAATTAGATTGGGATACCGAATTAACACAAGACTTGATCCAAGAATGGAACACATTCTATCgagacttgtttttattaaaccaaTTGAAAATTTCGAGATGTACAGTCATACCCAATTATGTAACGATACAAATTCATGGGTTCTGTGACAGTAGTATTAAAGCCTATGGCGCTGCCATCTATATACGATCAAGCGATAGAGTAGGAAACGTACAAGTTCACCTACTttactcaaaatcaaaaataagtccaatacaaccccaaactattccaaatttggaactttgttccagtttactgctcgcgacacatgtcgacaaaataaaacgagcattaaaatgtgacgtttccggAATCAACCTGTGGTCagattcaaaaataacattatgttggataaaaaatagtaaccctaaattaacttgttttgttaGTAACAGAGTCACAAAAGTATTATCACTTACAAACAAGCACGAGTGGTCATGGGTCCGCTCGGAGGATAACCCCGCCGACCTTTTGTCCCGAGGGGTAGCACCAGGCAAGCTGGAAACCAACCAGTTATGGTGGTCTGGGCCGGCGTGGTTGACCCAAAGTCCGGACACATGGCCGACCCACGATTCTGAGTCACTAAATCATGCACCCGAGGCCGAGAGCGACGTAAACATAACTCTCACCTTGGCTATTAGCACAGAATCTAACGACACAATACAATATCTTTTCCACAGGTGGTCAAGCGATAAAACACTTATtcatgtattagcatacatacttcgatttatatataatacaaaaaataaaactcgaacaattaatccaaataataaattatcaggaCCATTGTCCgtagaagaattaaaaaaatcggatcacgcattaattagacatgcacaaatggaatcattcccacacgaatataaattattgcaaaacaataaaccggttcttaacaaatcaaaaatattatctttacacCCATTCATGAAGGACGGACTCGTTCGCGTAGGCGGACGAATCGGTCTTTCGCATTatgcatatgaaaaaaaacatcctTTAATATTAAGTCACGAGCACGCGCTTACCAAACTACTGATGGCAAACGCACATATACGTACTCTGCACGCTGGCCCTCAGTTATTACTTTCAACTATTCGCGAGCGCATCTGGCCAACAAAAGGTAGGATGTTAGCctcgaaaattgtaaataaatgcgtTCCGTGTTTTAGAGCAAATCCAAAGACTACTAACCCTATAATGGGAAACTTACCCCCCTCAAGGGTAAATCCTTCCCCCCCCTTTGCTATCACGGGTATCGATTATGGAGGAccttataacattagagataggACAGGGCGTGGTTACAAGGTCTCTAAGTGCTATATAgcagtgtttatttgttttgcaacAAAGGCAATTCATCTCGAATTAATTACAGGGCTCGAGTCAGCCAATTTCCTGGCGGCGCTGCGACGATTCATCGCCAGGAGAGGTAAACCGAAGGAGTTG GACTTCTGGCGGCGCTGGTCACGTGACTACATCGGAACGCTGCAGGAACGCACGAAGTGGAGGAGCGCGCGCGGCCCAAGCCTCGCAGTCGACACCGTCGTCCTGGTACGAGACGAGCGTCTGCCGCCCTGCCGGTGGAGGCTGGGCAAGATCGTCGCGACGCAGCCGGGCCGGGATGGCGTCACCAGGGTGGCCGTCATCCGAACCGCCAGAGGGGACATCCAACGCGCGTTCAATAACATTTGTCCATTACCTACTTCGGGTGAAGtcatataa
- the LOC134753572 gene encoding uncharacterized protein LOC134753572 isoform X2: MVTTSEPIKVTSKQFKCNQCPYCSSTHYINQCPKFSALNVIARIRAVNKLRLCFNCLSGTHVLTNCRASTCRVCKGKHHTLLHKPNTNTHVGSNPVPTRLPISTLIDEQPSSSQIETTLSNNTLIEKQINNARNRSVFLTTAQVLVRDKHNNVHKMKAFLDNGSQENFITENAAKKLQLNKEQLALNVIGFNEKVSSLLESCDVTLHSLDGTFTTNLSCFITPIICTTNILIPNVQRWHIPSRYKLADDEFNLAQDVDLLIGGEIFFDLLLTGKYKLGPGLPVLRRSRLGWIVTGSVQKKTESAIQCKVTVETQLKKFWEIEEGSAPNLPYDEKQCEDIFLKTHTHNSEGNFEIELPLKQPPTKLGQSRHIAYRRFKTLESKFERNPEFKDKYVNFMREFEQAGHMIQLQDNYDGPCNFLPHQAVFRDSPSTPIRIVFDCSCRTDNGISLNDIQYKGSIIQDELINILLRFRKYQYVINADIQKMYRCIYVKPNQQYLQCIFWRENTHQRLQIYMLTTLSFGLKSAPHIATRCLLQLSNENQHTFPAAAEAIANQFYMDDFIAGGDDENQVAETASQVNEILRGANFTLRKWKSNSEVIIKRVSETHTHQNTHTTEFGDKTHKVLGLAWSSDSDELMYTIKENQISLPITKRKVLGVISSIFDPLGLTGPVIVVAKIFIQKLFKAQLDWDTELTQDLIQEWNTFYRDLFLLNQLKISRCTVIPNYVTIQIHGFCDSSIKAYGAAIYIRSSDRVGNVQVHLLYSKSKISPIQPQTIPNLELCSSLLLATHVDKIKRALKCDVSGINLWSDSKITLCWIKNSNPKLTCFVSNRVTKVLSLTNKHEWSWVRSEDNPADLLSRGVAPGKLETNQLWWSGPAWLTQSPDTWPTHDSESLNHAPEAESDVNITLTLAISTESNDTIQYLFHRWSSDKTLIHVLAYILRFIYNTKNKTRTINPNNKLSGPLSVEELKKSDHALIRHAQMESFPHEYKLLQNNKPVLNKSKILSLHPFMKDGLVRVGGRIGLSHYAYEKKHPLILSHEHALTKLLMANAHIRTLHAGPQLLLSTIRERIWPTKGRMLASKIVNKCVPCFRANPKTTNPIMGNLPPSRVNPSPPFAITGIDYGGPYNIRDRTGRGYKVSKCYIAVFICFATKAIHLELITGLESANFLAALRRFIARRGKPKELVSDNSTTFHGASNELKDLQKYLQDSSSELVSHCADEGIKWSFIPVYTPHMGSLWESSIKLTKYHLKRVLGLSLLTYEQFVSILYQVESMVNSRPLCPLPSSNPDYPVLTPAHFLIGKAPNSLPDEDYNHVPKNRLTHYQLLQQITQDFWRRWSRDYIGTLQERTKWRSARGPSLAVDTVVLVRDERLPPCRWRLGKIVATQPGRDGVTRVAVIRTARGDIQRAFNNICPLPTSGEVI, encoded by the coding sequence ATGGTAACCACGTCCGAACCTATCAAGGTAACCTCCAAACAGTTTAAATGTAACCAGTGTCCGTATTGTTCGAGTACGCATTATATTAATCAGTGTCCAAAGTTTAGTGCATTAAACGTTATCGCGCGCATCCGAGCCGTGAATAAATTACGATTATGCTTTAATTGTTTGTCCGGAACGCATGTCTTAACAAACTGCAGGGCCAGTACATGTCGAGTATGTAAGGGCAAGCATCATACGTTACTACACAAACCAAATACCAACACTCATGTAGGTAGTAACCCCGTACCAACGCGATTACCAATATCAACGTTAATCGACGAACAACCGAGTTCTAGTCAAATCGAGACTACCTTGTCGAATAACACTTTaatcgaaaaacaaataaacaatgcgCGAAATAGGTCAGTTTTCCTTACAACAGCCCAAGTGCTCGTTAGGGATAAGCATAACAATGTGCATAAAATGAAGGCATTTTTAGACAATGGCTCgcaagaaaatttcattaccgaaaacgcggccaaaaagttacaattaaaCAAGGAACAACTTGCCTTAAATGTCATAGGTTTCAATGAAAAAGTGTCTAGCCTTTTAGAATCGTGTGACGTAACATTGCATTCCTTAGACGGAACCTTTACAACGAATTTGTCCTGTTTTATTACGCCTATAATTTGtactaccaacattttaataccaAACGTGCAACGTTGGCACATTCCGTCGCGTTATAAATTAGCTGATGACGAGTTTAACTTAGCTCAAGATGTAGATTTGCTTATCGGTGGGGAGATATTCTTTGATTTACTTCTTACCGGTAAATACAAGCTCGGGCCCGGATTACCGGTTCTGAGACGCTCGCGATTAGGATGGATAGtcacgggttccgtacaaaaaaaaaccgagtctgccattcaatgtaaagttacagtagaaactcaattaaaaaagttttgggaAATAGAGGAGGGTTCCGCACCAAATTTACCCTATGATGAAAAACAATGTGAGGATATATTTCTGAAAACTCACACTCACAACTCTGAGGGTAATTTCGAAATAGAACTTCCATTAAAGCAGCCACCTACCAAGTTAGGTCAATCTAGGCACATAGCATATCGGAGGTTCAAAACATTAGAATCCAAGTTCGAGCGGAACCCcgaatttaaagataaatatgtgAATTTCATGCGCGAGTTCGAACAAGCTGGCCATATGATTCAATTACAAGATAATTATGATGGACCATGTAATTTTCTACCCCACCAAGCTGTTTTTCGCGACTCCCCCTCAACCCCTATTCGAATTGTTTTCGACTGCTCATGCAGAACTGATAACGGCATTTCTTTGAATGATATCCAATACAAAGGCTCAATAATACAGGACGAACTCATAAATATACTTCTACGATTCCGAAAATACCAATATGTTATTAACGCtgacatacaaaaaatgtacagatgtatttatgttaaaccAAATCAACAATACCTACAATGCATATTTTGGCGGGAAAATACTCACCAACGACTCCAAATTTATATGCTGACCACATTAAGTTTCGGCTTAAAGTCAGCACCACATATTGCAACCAGatgtttgttacaattgtcaaACGAAAACCAACACACATTTCCAGCAGCTGCAGAGGCCATAGCGAACCAGTTCTACATGGACGATTTTATCGCCGGCGGCGACGACGAGAATCAGGTAGCTGAAACTGCATCACAGGTGAACGAGATCCTGCGGGGAGCCAACTTCACGCTGCGGAAATGGAAGTCCAATTCCGAAGTCATCATAAAACGGGTGagcgaaacacacacacaccaaaacacacacacaaccgaATTTGGAGATAAAACACATAAGGTCCTGGGTTTAGCGTGGTCTAGTGACTCAGATGAGCTTATGTATACCATTAAAGAAAACCAAATTTCACTCCCAATCACCAAAAGAAAGGTACTAGGGGTAATTTCGTCCATTTTCGACCCCCTAGGCTTGACGGGACCAGTAATTGTagtagccaaaatatttattcaaaaattatttaaggctCAATTAGATTGGGATACCGAATTAACACAAGACTTGATCCAAGAATGGAACACATTCTATCgagacttgtttttattaaaccaaTTGAAAATTTCGAGATGTACAGTCATACCCAATTATGTAACGATACAAATTCATGGGTTCTGTGACAGTAGTATTAAAGCCTATGGCGCTGCCATCTATATACGATCAAGCGATAGAGTAGGAAACGTACAAGTTCACCTACTttactcaaaatcaaaaataagtccaatacaaccccaaactattccaaatttggaactttgttccagtttactgctcgcgacacatgtcgacaaaataaaacgagcattaaaatgtgacgtttccggAATCAACCTGTGGTCagattcaaaaataacattatgttggataaaaaatagtaaccctaaattaacttgttttgttaGTAACAGAGTCACAAAAGTATTATCACTTACAAACAAGCACGAGTGGTCATGGGTCCGCTCGGAGGATAACCCCGCCGACCTTTTGTCCCGAGGGGTAGCACCAGGCAAGCTGGAAACCAACCAGTTATGGTGGTCTGGGCCGGCGTGGTTGACCCAAAGTCCGGACACATGGCCGACCCACGATTCTGAGTCACTAAATCATGCACCCGAGGCCGAGAGCGACGTAAACATAACTCTCACCTTGGCTATTAGCACAGAATCTAACGACACAATACAATATCTTTTCCACAGGTGGTCAAGCGATAAAACACTTATtcatgtattagcatacatacttcgatttatatataatacaaaaaataaaactcgaacaattaatccaaataataaattatcaggaCCATTGTCCgtagaagaattaaaaaaatcggatcacgcattaattagacatgcacaaatggaatcattcccacacgaatataaattattgcaaaacaataaaccggttcttaacaaatcaaaaatattatctttacacCCATTCATGAAGGACGGACTCGTTCGCGTAGGCGGACGAATCGGTCTTTCGCATTatgcatatgaaaaaaaacatcctTTAATATTAAGTCACGAGCACGCGCTTACCAAACTACTGATGGCAAACGCACATATACGTACTCTGCACGCTGGCCCTCAGTTATTACTTTCAACTATTCGCGAGCGCATCTGGCCAACAAAAGGTAGGATGTTAGCctcgaaaattgtaaataaatgcgtTCCGTGTTTTAGAGCAAATCCAAAGACTACTAACCCTATAATGGGAAACTTACCCCCCTCAAGGGTAAATCCTTCCCCCCCCTTTGCTATCACGGGTATCGATTATGGAGGAccttataacattagagataggACAGGGCGTGGTTACAAGGTCTCTAAGTGCTATATAgcagtgtttatttgttttgcaacAAAGGCAATTCATCTCGAATTAATTACAGGGCTCGAGTCAGCCAATTTCCTGGCGGCGCTGCGACGATTCATCGCCAGGAGAGGTAAACCGAAGGAGTTGGTGAGTGACAATTCAACAACCTTTCATGGGGCTAGTAACGAGctaaaagatttacaaaaatacctacaggacAGCTCGAGCGAGCTAGTATCTCATTGCGCAGACGAGGGCATAAAATGGAGTTTTATTCCTGTCTATACACCTCATATGGGGTCCCTATgggaatctagtataaaacttaccaaatatcatttaaaaagagtGTTAGGGTTATCTTTGTTAACTTACGAACAATTTGTATCAATCCTATATCAGGTAGAATCTATGGTAAATTCTAGGCCACTATGTCCCTTACCTAGTTCAAATCCTGACTATCCTGTCCTTACGCCAGCTCACTTTTTAATTGGAAAAGCACCAAATTCACTTCCGGACGAAGATTATAACCATGTACCAAAGAACCGATTAACTCACTATCAACTTTTGCAACAAATCACGCAGGACTTCTGGCGGCGCTGGTCACGTGACTACATCGGAACGCTGCAGGAACGCACGAAGTGGAGGAGCGCGCGCGGCCCAAGCCTCGCAGTCGACACCGTCGTCCTGGTACGAGACGAGCGTCTGCCGCCCTGCCGGTGGAGGCTGGGCAAGATCGTCGCGACGCAGCCGGGCCGGGATGGCGTCACCAGGGTGGCCGTCATCCGAACCGCCAGAGGGGACATCCAACGCGCGTTCAATAACATTTGTCCATTACCTACTTCGGGTGAAGtcatataa
- the LOC134753572 gene encoding uncharacterized protein LOC134753572 isoform X4: protein MDDFIAGGDDENQVAETASQVNEILRGANFTLRKWKSNSEVIIKRVSETHTHQNTHTTEFGDKTHKVLGLAWSSDSDELMYTIKENQISLPITKRKVLGVISSIFDPLGLTGPVIVVAKIFIQKLFKAQLDWDTELTQDLIQEWNTFYRDLFLLNQLKISRCTVIPNYVTIQIHGFCDSSIKAYGAAIYIRSSDRVGNVQVHLLYSKSKISPIQPQTIPNLELCSSLLLATHVDKIKRALKCDVSGINLWSDSKITLCWIKNSNPKLTCFVSNRVTKVLSLTNKHEWSWVRSEDNPADLLSRGVAPGKLETNQLWWSGPAWLTQSPDTWPTHDSESLNHAPEAESDVNITLTLAISTESNDTIQYLFHRWSSDKTLIHVLAYILRFIYNTKNKTRTINPNNKLSGPLSVEELKKSDHALIRHAQMESFPHEYKLLQNNKPVLNKSKILSLHPFMKDGLVRVGGRIGLSHYAYEKKHPLILSHEHALTKLLMANAHIRTLHAGPQLLLSTIRERIWPTKGRMLASKIVNKCVPCFRANPKTTNPIMGNLPPSRVNPSPPFAITGIDYGGPYNIRDRTGRGYKVSKCYIAVFICFATKAIHLELITGLESANFLAALRRFIARRGKPKELVSDNSTTFHGASNELKDLQKYLQDSSSELVSHCADEGIKWSFIPVYTPHMGSLWESSIKLTKYHLKRVLGLSLLTYEQFVSILYQVESMVNSRPLCPLPSSNPDYPVLTPAHFLIGKAPNSLPDEDYNHVPKNRLTHYQLLQQITQDFWRRWSRDYIGTLQERTKWRSARGPSLAVDTVVLVRDERLPPCRWRLGKIVATQPGRDGVTRVAVIRTARGDIQRAFNNICPLPTSGEVI from the coding sequence ATGGACGATTTTATCGCCGGCGGCGACGACGAGAATCAGGTAGCTGAAACTGCATCACAGGTGAACGAGATCCTGCGGGGAGCCAACTTCACGCTGCGGAAATGGAAGTCCAATTCCGAAGTCATCATAAAACGGGTGagcgaaacacacacacaccaaaacacacacacaaccgaATTTGGAGATAAAACACATAAGGTCCTGGGTTTAGCGTGGTCTAGTGACTCAGATGAGCTTATGTATACCATTAAAGAAAACCAAATTTCACTCCCAATCACCAAAAGAAAGGTACTAGGGGTAATTTCGTCCATTTTCGACCCCCTAGGCTTGACGGGACCAGTAATTGTagtagccaaaatatttattcaaaaattatttaaggctCAATTAGATTGGGATACCGAATTAACACAAGACTTGATCCAAGAATGGAACACATTCTATCgagacttgtttttattaaaccaaTTGAAAATTTCGAGATGTACAGTCATACCCAATTATGTAACGATACAAATTCATGGGTTCTGTGACAGTAGTATTAAAGCCTATGGCGCTGCCATCTATATACGATCAAGCGATAGAGTAGGAAACGTACAAGTTCACCTACTttactcaaaatcaaaaataagtccaatacaaccccaaactattccaaatttggaactttgttccagtttactgctcgcgacacatgtcgacaaaataaaacgagcattaaaatgtgacgtttccggAATCAACCTGTGGTCagattcaaaaataacattatgttggataaaaaatagtaaccctaaattaacttgttttgttaGTAACAGAGTCACAAAAGTATTATCACTTACAAACAAGCACGAGTGGTCATGGGTCCGCTCGGAGGATAACCCCGCCGACCTTTTGTCCCGAGGGGTAGCACCAGGCAAGCTGGAAACCAACCAGTTATGGTGGTCTGGGCCGGCGTGGTTGACCCAAAGTCCGGACACATGGCCGACCCACGATTCTGAGTCACTAAATCATGCACCCGAGGCCGAGAGCGACGTAAACATAACTCTCACCTTGGCTATTAGCACAGAATCTAACGACACAATACAATATCTTTTCCACAGGTGGTCAAGCGATAAAACACTTATtcatgtattagcatacatacttcgatttatatataatacaaaaaataaaactcgaacaattaatccaaataataaattatcaggaCCATTGTCCgtagaagaattaaaaaaatcggatcacgcattaattagacatgcacaaatggaatcattcccacacgaatataaattattgcaaaacaataaaccggttcttaacaaatcaaaaatattatctttacacCCATTCATGAAGGACGGACTCGTTCGCGTAGGCGGACGAATCGGTCTTTCGCATTatgcatatgaaaaaaaacatcctTTAATATTAAGTCACGAGCACGCGCTTACCAAACTACTGATGGCAAACGCACATATACGTACTCTGCACGCTGGCCCTCAGTTATTACTTTCAACTATTCGCGAGCGCATCTGGCCAACAAAAGGTAGGATGTTAGCctcgaaaattgtaaataaatgcgtTCCGTGTTTTAGAGCAAATCCAAAGACTACTAACCCTATAATGGGAAACTTACCCCCCTCAAGGGTAAATCCTTCCCCCCCCTTTGCTATCACGGGTATCGATTATGGAGGAccttataacattagagataggACAGGGCGTGGTTACAAGGTCTCTAAGTGCTATATAgcagtgtttatttgttttgcaacAAAGGCAATTCATCTCGAATTAATTACAGGGCTCGAGTCAGCCAATTTCCTGGCGGCGCTGCGACGATTCATCGCCAGGAGAGGTAAACCGAAGGAGTTGGTGAGTGACAATTCAACAACCTTTCATGGGGCTAGTAACGAGctaaaagatttacaaaaatacctacaggacAGCTCGAGCGAGCTAGTATCTCATTGCGCAGACGAGGGCATAAAATGGAGTTTTATTCCTGTCTATACACCTCATATGGGGTCCCTATgggaatctagtataaaacttaccaaatatcatttaaaaagagtGTTAGGGTTATCTTTGTTAACTTACGAACAATTTGTATCAATCCTATATCAGGTAGAATCTATGGTAAATTCTAGGCCACTATGTCCCTTACCTAGTTCAAATCCTGACTATCCTGTCCTTACGCCAGCTCACTTTTTAATTGGAAAAGCACCAAATTCACTTCCGGACGAAGATTATAACCATGTACCAAAGAACCGATTAACTCACTATCAACTTTTGCAACAAATCACGCAGGACTTCTGGCGGCGCTGGTCACGTGACTACATCGGAACGCTGCAGGAACGCACGAAGTGGAGGAGCGCGCGCGGCCCAAGCCTCGCAGTCGACACCGTCGTCCTGGTACGAGACGAGCGTCTGCCGCCCTGCCGGTGGAGGCTGGGCAAGATCGTCGCGACGCAGCCGGGCCGGGATGGCGTCACCAGGGTGGCCGTCATCCGAACCGCCAGAGGGGACATCCAACGCGCGTTCAATAACATTTGTCCATTACCTACTTCGGGTGAAGtcatataa